The nucleotide sequence CAGTTTACGACCCGCTTGTACCTATGTGGCCCGTCGCTGACATCAAACAAGAGCCCAACGTACTCCATAGCAACAGATGGTGCGAACCCACTGTACACCTCGTTCCATTTAGCCGTTTCTCCTGCCTCATCCACAAACCTCAGTGCCTCCATTTCCACCCCCATGTATCTACTTTTCTCTGATCCAACATTAACAGTTTCATCTTCTACTTCAGAGTGGATAACATCAATTCCGGGGCGTATATTATACTTCTCATTTATAGATTCAGTTTCGGTTtcatcccaactgaaaccttgaAACTCACATCAGTCTGAACCAATTTGATGGTGGATTCCTTTTCATCCCCAACTGAAGCTTTCAAACTCACATCAACGACCTTTTCAACTACACTCTAATCTTTAACCTTGTGATGTTCTTCATGACCACCAGTTACTACCGACTTTCTTTCGGTAAACACCCCTTTTGCCCTTTTCCCTCTGGAATCATTTTCCCAAATGTATTTTCATCTTCAACCACTAGATCATTCAACTTTCGTGATTCAAAACAAGACAATGTTCGAGCAGCTTCGGTAGCTATAGACCTCTTGAAAAACGTTCAAGCGCGGCAGCGATTCTAGGATCCACGACATCCTCACAAGCCGATTTCGTAATCGCCATTGGTAACAAATCAAATGTTCCAATCATCTCACTTGCAACTAGCCTTATTCAACTTTCTAGTCTCCTACTTAATTAATGGATTAGTATTTTTTATGATCCAATAAGTGATTCAAATGGGTCGGATTGGATTGGATATGGATCAATATCTAATCCATTGACAAGCCTATTGTGAACTGCTCTCCCCACTCCTCCAATTTCCCGCTAATCTGTAACACTATTTGACTGGGTGAAGAGTCTGCTCCAATAGTTTAACTGAGCTAATTTAACCCAGTGGAATTGTATCAGACTTTCTAGCTCTTGATGTTTGTTCTTGCTTGATCAACCTGTTATGGTTAATCAAATCTCTTGCTCTTGCTTGATCAAATCGTAGCTCTGTTGAAGCATTCTCTTGCTGTAAAACTGCTTTTTTTTGCTGATCTGTTGCCTTCCTTCTTTCTGATCTGGACACAAGTTCTGAATTCAAATTCATAGAATCATTGCATACAATGATATAAAGATTTACATGTTATTttaatttcaaactttatattcaTAGTAATAAATCCTTAAACAACTAGACAACTAACAAAATtcaatttataaaactaaaaaataaaaacaaacagatgctaattttattgttattttttttttgtttagggAGTAATTAGGAAAGTAGGAAATCGTGGCATATGATTGTTTAGGAAGTAAACACACAAGAAACATACTGCACAAGGATCGAAGATGCTAATTTTTgttgttattttttgtttaagAAGTAAGGAAAGTTTGAAATCATTGAATCTGTTTGTTTAGGAAGTAAACATAAAAAAACGTATTGTACAAGGATCGAACCTGTGGCTTCTTGTAAAAAAATTAATGATAGCAGGACTGCTACAGAAAACATCTTGGTCAACATGTCAATCTCATGGAACATTGCACTTTCCCGTCTTCAAAGTTGACCACTTTGACACCCCAAGCTCAGCCAACCGTTGTTTAGAAACCTTCTTTTCCACCCTTATGTTATATATCTCCTCCAATGGTCTCTGCACACATCTAATTAGAAACCTTCTCGATAACCACCATGTCCAAGTGAAGTACCCTTCAAAAATTTCACAAGAAAACGACTGACTTTACCACTCAAGCAATATATCTTGCCTTGATATATGAGGATCCGAATAATCAATAGAACGTCCTGTAAACGCCGTATTTGCTGAAGAGGTACTCAAAATTATGTGATAGGGTCCTTGAACCTTGAGCAGCCGTATGAAACAAAGGTACCTGATGACTCTTGGTTCCTGTCACAGCTTGCGGCGATCATCTTTTCGTCTTCCATTGCCCACAACAAATGAGACAATGACATTTTACTTCAGGTTCCTTATCTCCTCTACCACCAGAACCAGCATTGAGGGTAGTTCTTTCGCCATACTTATCCTCTGTTGTGGGATGACACACAATTCCCATCTTCTCCTGTGGGCTTTTGCTGTGCCTCGTCTATTTCTCCTTGGTGTCTTCTTTGAGGCTGTCTTACTTTGGGATCCAGTGCTACTTTCTTACCAACTTGCTTTAACTTGCTGAGTTACATGGATTCATGACTGAACCCACTGCCCTTGTGTTTCCTTTCCACCATTCTTCTGATCCGACAAAGTCCCTACTAAACGTCTAAACCCTTGGTTCAAtctaggggtgctaaacgggtcatGTTCATGGGGTGGCGGGCCCAACCCGACCCGGACCCGAAAATTTCACACGAACTTAAAcccaacccgaacccgaaaatcatatcatacatatgaacccgaacacagCCAGAAGTTTTGTGGGTTGACccaaacacgacccgttcaacccgaattttttaattttttttgaaattaatatactaaaattaaaatttacttaaaaaacacaaatgtatataacacaattatatttaaattataaaattttatgttaatttctctttctaagttataattatggcataaaatacacaccccgTTTAATTTCTAACATAAAATAAactgtaaaaaaatataatataatataaatgtgttaaacgggttaacccgccaacccgacccgttaacctaaactggttcgcgggttcaacctgaaactgactcGAACCCATTTATATGTGCATGTCTATGTGTTCTTTGTGTGTTAAGCTCTAATACTTGTTGGGTTTGAGTTATAGATCTATAAAAATGTCGTCGGATAGAGAATGGATGTACGGGATGAGATTCAATAAAGATGGTACTTTAAATATGCAATTTCAACAACCTGTTGATTATTTTCTGGATTTTGCATATGAACATGCAACGAACATTGAAGAGGAAACTATAGGCGGGGTCCAGAAGTTACTAATTAGATGCCCATGTAGTAAATGCAAAAACCGTTACTACAAGACGAGAAACGTTGTATGGTAAGGGTTTTAATAATTTACATTTTTTGTCTTAATTATTTTTATGTAttaattacatatatatatatataattaatataattatatatatatatatatatatatatatattaccacTATAGTCTTGGAACACTAAAGATTGGGAAAAGAAGTCCAAAGCAGGGAGAGAAAACCGGAAGAATGACTTATGTCGTCATACAGGCGGGTCCAAAGGGTTTGACGAACACTGTCGCAACTTGGTAAGCTAATCATATTATTACTTTTAGAAACCTATATGAACAATTAGAACTTATAAATTACATTGCATCTTTTTATGTAGGaaaaaataaagggtaaaaaggttGGATTCGCGGAAGTATTACTTCATACCCACGCCACCAAAGAGTGTAAAAAGAGATTAAATGATGGGGAGATCAATGCAAATGACTATGATAAGTTACAGTTTGTTACCGATCGTTCAAAACGTTCATATGTAAGTTATCTTTTAtcatttatttataattattgtATCATCTTTTAGTACAATAtcaagccatttgttttgataaacTGTAGGTCTCTTATATGAAAAAACTTGAAAATAAGTATGGGAACACGGATTGCGATGATATGGAAGTGTGGGAGAGTCTGCATCCCGAGTGTCAGGGTCGTCAGTTGTTTGCGGTAGGATCTTCTGATCCACATTTTGTGTTGACTGGAACAACATCTTCCACAGCTAGTGTGTCAGATACCCGACAATCGCATGAGGTAATGTTACTGTTattattgtgtgtatatatatgtatgaatgTATCAGACTAGTGTGTGCTATCCAGTGGCGGAACCAGAAAATTTTAACCGGAGGGTCAATATATACGTAGACACACACTCATCTGCtagtgtataataataataataataataataataataataataataataataataataataataataataataataataattttaccgatataaaaaaatttaaaaattgaaaCTTGATAAATTAATAAATCTTGACATTCTCTAAACTAAAtgaaaattattaaatttaaaaattgTTACCAGAACAAATTAATAAATCTTGACAGTGTCTAAACTAACTGAAAATTATTAAATTTCTAAATTGTTAACATTCTCATAAAAGACAGACCCACACTTTAAAATATTATTAT is from Helianthus annuus cultivar XRQ/B chromosome 9, HanXRQr2.0-SUNRISE, whole genome shotgun sequence and encodes:
- the LOC110879814 gene encoding kinesin-related protein 12-like — translated: MQKPLLQDEKRCMSWNTKDWEKKSKAGRENRKNDLCRHTGGSKGFDEHCRNLEKIKGKKVGFAEVLLHTHATKECKKRLNDGEINANDYDKLQFVTDRSKRSYVSYMKKLENKYGNTDCDDMEVWESLHPECQGRQLFAVGSSDPHFVLTGTTSSTASVSDTRQSHELQKVQAELEKEREARQNIEARFEQFEQEREQERVEREREREQERVERERERTEHARWQKYMEAKFNKFGKK